The genome window TGCATACCCAACGTCGCGCTCTTACGATGGCAGATAAGATGACTTTTACTATCCAAGACCAACTGCGCATCATCGACAAAAACGTCATCATCTCTTCCACCGATACGCGCGGTATCATCACCGAAGTAAGCCAAGCCTTTTGTGATGTTTCAGGCTACACCAAAGAAGAGCTCATCGACAAAGACCACCTCATCGTCCGCCATCCAGACACCCCAAGTAGTACTTATGAGACAATGTGGAACACGATTTTACAAGGGGAAATCTGGGAAGGGGAGCTTAAAAATAGGCGCAAAAATGGCTCTGCGTACTGGGTGCATGCCATCATTACACCCAAGACAAACAGTGCAGGAGAGATTACGGGCTACACCTCGGTTCGCCAAAACATCACCGACAGAAAACGCGCGGAAGAGCTTTCCATCACCGATCAACTCACAGGGCTTTACAATCGCCTCAAATTGGATGAGATGTTTAAGACCTATTTACATGTAAGCCAGCGCCATGACACTGATTTTTCCATCATCATTTTAGACATTGACCGCTTTAAAAACGTCAACGACACCCACGGCCACCAAGTTGGCGATACCATCTTGCAAGAGTTTGCAAAAATCCTCCAAGAAAACGTGCGCTCTGAAGATGTTTTGGGACGCTGGGGAGGGGAAGAATTTATGATTTTAGCGCCCCAAAGCGGCCTTGAAGCGGCACAAAATCTTGCGGAAAAGCTACGTACTAAGGTGGAAAATTTCTCTTTTTCAACCATTGTGCGGGCAACGTGTAGTTTTGGCATTAGCACGTACCACAAAGGAGATGATGAAAAAAGCATGGTTTCCCGCGCAGACGATGCCCTTTACCGCGCCAAGACAAATGGCCGAAACCGCGTGGAAGTAGAAGAGATCCAAAGCGCTGCTACAAAATTAACTTCCCTCTAAAAGCTTTTGGGTTTGTTGGTGGCGGTAGGCAAACATGCGCGCCAAGTCCCACACTACCAAAGGGTACACAAGCTTGGAAAATGGCTCAAAAGGCAAGCTAAAGCTAACCGTGTCACGCATTTTGGTGGTGGTTTCATTGACCACTTCAAAAGCATGCTCATGATGAAACGTACGAAAAGGCGACTTAAGCGAGCGATCAACCACCACATAGGGCGCTTGCATCCTTTCAATCTCCATTTTCCAGCGTTGTGTGAACCCAAAACGGGTAATGTCTAGCACAATCACCGAGCCTTCTTGCAAAGGCAAAACAAGCTCTACAATCTGCGCTTTTATCCACGGAGGGGTGATTTTGGGAAGGTTGTTGGTATCACAATGAAAGGCATACACAGCCTCGATAGGCGCATTTAATAAAGTGGAAAAAGAGACGGTTTTCATGGGTTACTCCTTAACGCGCAGTATACCACGCACCCACGAAAAACCATTCCTTACCTACGAATTTTAAAGGGTTTTGTCTATAATAGCCAAAAACAAAGGAGTGCCATGAAAGTGATGCTAAGTATCGCAGGAAGCGACTCCAGTGGCGGGGCGGGCATCCAAGCCGACATCAAAACCGCCGAAGCCTTTGGGGTCTTTTGCGCCACAGCTCTGACGGTTCTCACTGCCCAAAATACCACAGGGGTGCGTAGCATTATGCCTGTCCCTCCGCAGTTTTTAGACGAACAACTGGCCATGGTCATGGAAGATTTGCCCGTCAAAGCCGTGAAGATTGGGATGCTTTACAGCACCGAGCTTATCCGCGTGGTGGAGCGTTTTGTCAAAACACTTTCCATCCCCGTGGTGCTTGACCCTGTGTTTCTCTCTAAAGCGGGTTCACCCCTTTTGCAACCCGAAGCCGTAGAGGCCATGCGCGCGCTTTTTCCCTACGCCACCGTCCTTACCCCCAACCAACACGAAGCCAAAGCCCTCTTTGGGGAACCCTACCATGTAAAGGCTCCTTGCCCTGTCATCGTGAAACATTTCACGACGGAGAAAGAGAGCCACGACACGCTATTTTATCCCAATGGCACCAAACGTACCTTCGCTTCACCCAAACTTGAAACCAAAAATTTGCACGGGTCTGGGTGTTCGTTTTCTTCGGCCATTGCCGCTAACCTCGCCCTTGGCAAACCCCTCGAAGAAGCTATCATGCGCTCCAAGGCGTTCATCTACCACGCCATTTTCCACGCACCCGCTCTTGGCCACGGACCTGGGCCACTTGGACACAAGCAAGGAGGGTTGCATGTACGTTAGCAAACTCTATGTATTGACCGATGACATCCTCACGCCCCGCGAGAGCATCATGGCCCAAACCAAGGAGGTATTAGACGCGGGTGTGCGTACCCTTCAACTGCGCGACAAAACCCACTCGAATGCAGACTTGCTTCCTTTGGTTAAGGCCATGGTTGCCCTGTGCAACGTCTATGATGCAAGGCTTATCATCAACGACCGTGTGAGCCTCGCCCTAAACGCCAACGCGCATGGGGTACACATTGGGCTGGAAGACGGCTCTTTAGAAGAAGTGCGCGCGCTGTTGCCTGATGCGCTCATTGGCGTGTCGTGCTATGGGGATTTGGAACGCGCTAAAAAAGCCCAAGAGGCAGGTGCAAGCTACGTGGCCTTTGGGTCGTTTTTTCCTTCTCCCACCAAGCCCCACACCAAAACCGTGCCATTAGACATCATCGGCCAAGCAAAAGCGACGCTCTCCATCCCTGTGTGTGTCATTGGAGGGATTAACGCAAGCAACATTCACCTTGTCAAAGAAGCCGATATGATTAGCGTGGTGAGTGCGGCGTACAAGCCCGATAGCATCACCCAAAACATCCAAAACCTCGCCAAAGGACTCTTATGAACATTGCCATTTCCTCGTGCCTTTTGGGTAACGAAGTCCGCTTTGATGGCGGACACAAACGCGACCGTTTCATCACAGATTTACTCTCCAACTACGCCTCGTTTGTTCCTTTTTGTCCCGAAGAGTTAGCCTTTGGCACACCGCGCCCTTCTATTCGCCTCGTCAAACACGACGAAGGGTTACGCATCATCTCCAACAAAACGGGC of Sulfurospirillum tamanense contains these proteins:
- a CDS encoding SRPBCC family protein, which encodes MKTVSFSTLLNAPIEAVYAFHCDTNNLPKITPPWIKAQIVELVLPLQEGSVIVLDITRFGFTQRWKMEIERMQAPYVVVDRSLKSPFRTFHHEHAFEVVNETTTKMRDTVSFSLPFEPFSKLVYPLVVWDLARMFAYRHQQTQKLLEGS
- the thiD gene encoding bifunctional hydroxymethylpyrimidine kinase/phosphomethylpyrimidine kinase gives rise to the protein MKVMLSIAGSDSSGGAGIQADIKTAEAFGVFCATALTVLTAQNTTGVRSIMPVPPQFLDEQLAMVMEDLPVKAVKIGMLYSTELIRVVERFVKTLSIPVVLDPVFLSKAGSPLLQPEAVEAMRALFPYATVLTPNQHEAKALFGEPYHVKAPCPVIVKHFTTEKESHDTLFYPNGTKRTFASPKLETKNLHGSGCSFSSAIAANLALGKPLEEAIMRSKAFIYHAIFHAPALGHGPGPLGHKQGGLHVR
- the thiE gene encoding thiamine phosphate synthase, translating into MYVSKLYVLTDDILTPRESIMAQTKEVLDAGVRTLQLRDKTHSNADLLPLVKAMVALCNVYDARLIINDRVSLALNANAHGVHIGLEDGSLEEVRALLPDALIGVSCYGDLERAKKAQEAGASYVAFGSFFPSPTKPHTKTVPLDIIGQAKATLSIPVCVIGGINASNIHLVKEADMISVVSAAYKPDSITQNIQNLAKGLL